From Spea bombifrons isolate aSpeBom1 chromosome 6, aSpeBom1.2.pri, whole genome shotgun sequence, a single genomic window includes:
- the LOC128500004 gene encoding sulfhydryl oxidase 1-like, translated as MKHVSHLQVEEEILDLDSYGPNMFPSRSLQDSSLHKGNHALHPKTLVEPRDAEFDEAAVRDRSLKRGVDANYLIGVVVERGEVNWKGRWVKMLEVGFSRLDISLCVVLYFLSSMCLLAMYLYMSLRTRCL; from the coding sequence ATGAAGCATGTGAGCCATTTGCAAGTAGAAGAGGAAATTCTAGATCTAGACTCATACGGACCTAATATGTTTCCAAGCAGATCTCTTCAGGACTCCAGCCTGCACAAGGGAAACCATGCTCTACATCCAAAAACCCTTGTAGAACCTCGTGATGCAGAGTTCGATGAAGCTGCTGTGAGAGATCGGTCACTAAAGAGAGGAGTAGACGCCAATTACCTTATTGGTGTGGTGGTGGAGCGTGGGGAGGTGAATTGGAAAGGCCGTTGGGTGAAGATGCTGGAGGTTGGCTTCTCTCGTTTGGACATCAGCCTGTGCGTGGTTCTCTATTTCCTTTCCAGCATGTGTCTCCTTGCCATGTACCTTTACATGAGTCTCAGGACACGCTGCCTCTGA